Sequence from the Qipengyuania gaetbuli genome:
AATAGCCGACACCGCCGGCATAGGGACCGCGCTTGGCCGGTTCGAGTTCGGCGATGATCTGGCAGGCCCTGATCTTGGGTGCGCCGCTGACCGTTCCGGCGGGAAAGCCCGCGAACAGCGCGTCGAGTGCATCGCATTCGGAATCGAGCTTGCCGACCACGTTGCTGACGATGTGCATCACGTGGCTGTAGCGTTCGACGGTGAAGCTATCGGTCACCTCTACCGTGCCGCTTTGCGCGACACGGCCCACGTCGTTGCGCCCGAGGTCAAGCAGCATGAGGTGTTCCGCCCGCTCTTTCGGGTCGGCCAGCAGCGATGCCTCTGCCTCGCGATCCGCTGCAGGTGTCGCGCCGCGCGGGCGTGTCCCGGCGATGGGCCGGATCGTGACCTGCTCGTCGCGCACGCGGACGAGGATTTCGGGGCTCGATCCGACGATCGCAAAACCCGGAAGGTCGAGGAAATAGAGGAAGGGCGAGGGGTTCACCCGTCGCAATGCGCGGTAAAGCGCGATCGGCGGCAGCTCGAACGGGGTCGTGAAGCGCTGCGAGAGCACGACCTGGAAGATATCGCCCGCGGCGATGTATTCCTTGGCTGCATCGACCATGCCTGCGAATTGTTCGGGCGGCATTGTGGGCTGCGGTTCGCAGGATGAAAGCGCGCCAGGCGCCTCCGACTGCGCCGGAACGGCCGACGAAAGGCGGGCAAGCGCGCTATCGATACGATCCGCTGCTGCCGCCAGCGCTGCGTCAACGCCGCTGTCCGAAGGCCAGATCGGTGCGATGCAGAAGAGCTGTTCCGTCAGATTGTCGAACACGAGCAGAAGGGTCGGACGCACGAACAGCATGTCCGGCACGTCTATTGCGCTGTCGCCCGCTGCCGGAAGCTTCTCGACCAGCCCGATCGTCTCGTAGCCGAAATAGCCTACGAGGCAGGCCAGTGCGGGCGGCAATTCTTCGGGCACGTCGATCCGGCACTCGGCAAGGAGGTTGCGCAAGGCGGCGAGCGTATCGGCCTCGCAGCCCTCGAACGTATCGCGGGAATACTGCCAGCTGCGATTGATAGCCGCCGAGTTGCCGTCTGCGCGGAACACGAGATCGGGGTCGAGGCCGATCAGGCTGTAGCGCCCGCGGACCTCGCCGCCTTCGACCGATTCCAGCAGGAAATCGCCGCGCCCTTCCTCGATCAGGCGCAGGCCGGCCCCGACCGGGGTTACCGTGTCGGAGACGATCTTGCGCCAGACGAGGGCAGGCTGCCCTGCTGCAAGAGCCCTACGCGCCCGGTCGGACCCTTCGAGCGATGGTCCCAAGACGAACCTCAGTTCGTCTCGCCGAGCAACTGGCGGCGAACCGCGGCAATTGCATCGGGATTGCGCTCGACGCCGACTTCGGCGCGCATGGCGGCCAGCATCTGCTGCGAATATTCCGCGGTCCAGCCCTGAGCGATCTGGAGCAGTGCCTGCTGGACCAGCGGGTCGTTTTCTTCGAGCTGGCCGAGCGAGATGTCTTCAAGCGACACGACGAACCATCCCTGGTCGCCATTGCCCTTGAGTTTCTTCGTCGAGCCTTCGGCCATGGCGAACATCAGCGCTATCGGCGCAGGCACGCTGGTATTGCCGAGGCGTGCCAGTTCCTCGCGGCTGAGGTTCACCGCCTCGGGCGCGGGGAGGGCGACCTTCTCTGCCGCCATCGCTGCAGCGAGGCTCTGGCCTCCCTGAACGCGCTTGAGGACGCGATCTGCCGCAGCCCTTGCGCCCTCGTTCCCGCGCGAGCGGCGCCATTCGGCAACTACGTTCTCGCGGATTTCGGCCAGCGGGGCGACCGAGGAGGGGGTGATCGACGAGACTTCGTAGAGCAGGAAGTTCTGGCCGTCGGGCAGGGCAGCGATTTCGGGTTCGCCTTCCTCGATCTGGAATGCGAAATCCAGCGTCGAGGCCAGCAGTTCGGGCGCGCGCTGGGCGGTTCCGTAAACGAAGCCAGAAGCGGTCAGCGGCTGCGTCGCGACGACATTAAGGTCGAGCTCTTCCGCCACTGCGGTCAGCGATGCACCATCGGCGAGGCGGTCCTCAATAGTAGTCGCCAGTTCGGCGATGCCGCGCTGGCGGTTACGCTCGCGAAGCACGTCGGCGATCTCGCTGCGAACACTTGCCACGGTCTTTGCCGGAACCTGCGTCACGTCATCGACGCGGGCGATATGCCAACCGAGCGGGCTGCGCGCAGGCGCGGTCAGGCCGCCTTCCGAAGCCGAGAAATAGGCATCGGCGACAGCGGCGCTGGCCTGTTCTCGGACATTGTCGCGCTCCTGGTCCGAAAGCTGGGCCGTGCGGAAGCCGGCTTCTGCAGCAGCTGCGGCAAAGCTCTGGCCGCCGCGGACGCGGTTGGCGATAGCTTCGGCGCCCTGCCGGGTGGCAACGATGACCTGCGTGAAATCGCGGGTTTCGCGGGCCGCGTAGTTTTCCGCGTTTTCCTTGAAGTAGGCCGCGATCTGGGCGTCATCGGGCTCGATACTTTCGCCCAGGGCCTCGCTGCCGAAGGTCGCATAGCGCAGCGTGCGCCGCTCGGGTCGGACGAAACGCGACTGGTTTTCGGAGTAGAACTTCTGGAGCTGTGCATCGGTCGGCGCGCCGGTCGGAGCGAAGGCAGCAGCCGAAATCACGGCGACCGAACCGCGGCGGCGCTCCTTGAACGTGCGGGCATAGGTCCGAGCAATGGAATCAGGGACCTTCGCGCCGTAGGCGGCCGGGATGATCGACTGGCGGAAGAACAGCGACGTGCGGATCTGGCTGCGCAGCTGCGCGTCGGTCAGGCTCTGAGTCTGGAGGAAGGCCTGGTAGGCTGCTTCCTCGAAATCGCCGCTGGGGCCACGGGCGCCGGGAATCTGGCGGATTTCGCTGTTGACGAGATTGCGACCTGCACGAAGGCCGTTTTCCTCGCCCCAGGCTACCAGCACGAAGCGGTCGATCAGGCCGTCCAGGATTTCGTCGAGCCCATTGTCTGCCAGTAGCGTCTGGATGGTCGCGTCGGGATTATCCTGCCGCGCCTGGCGGAGCGCCTCTGCGGCGCCATCGTTCAATTCGGCGGTCGAGATCTTCTCGCTACCGACCACTGCAACACGGTCGCCGCCCGCAACGCCGCCGAATGCGCCGGTGCTGGACACGTCCATGCTGGCGAAAGCGAAGCCGATCAGGCCGAGAAATGCGAGGGCGATGGCAAGGCCGACCTTCGTCTTGAAGAAATTCCGGAAAAAGGTGAGCATGACTTGCGGTCGGGCCTCTTCAGTGCTTTGGGGGCGCCCGCTTCCGGACGGGAAGCGGTGCGACACCGGTTCGAGCAGCGCGCTTTATCCGCCCTGCGACCTCGTCGCAACAGGTCCCGTCTGCTTTTGACGCATAAACAAGCCCGCTCTGGCGATTGTCCGCTACCACCCTATATAGCGCCCGCCGGATACGACATTACGTGACAGGAAATAACCATGGCCGAACGGCCTTATATCGTTGGCAACTGGAAGATGAACGGTACGCGCGCCATGCTCAGCGAAGCGCGCGCGATCGATCGCGCTGCACAGCGCTACATGAAGGCGGAGGTGGCTGTTGCCCCGCCGTACACGCTCATTCACGCCGTCCACCGCGAAGCCGAACAGATCGGCATCGGTGCGCAGGACTGCCATCCCGGCGCAGAAGGTGCGCACACCGGCGACATCTCGGCATCCATGCTCGCGGACGCGGGGGCGAAATTTGTCATTCTCGGCCATAGCGAGCGCCGCGGCGCCCACGGCGAATCGAACGACCTTATCAACGCCAAGATCGAAAGCGCGCTCGAGGCTGGCCTGCGCATCATCCTGTGCTGCGGCGAAAGCCTCGAACTGCGCGATGCGGGCAAGGCTGAAGACTTCGTCCTTGGCCAGCTGAGCGCCAGCCTCCCCAAGATCGAGGATGCAGCAGAGCGCCTGACGGTCGCCTATGAACCGATCTGGGCCATCGGAACCGGTCGCACCGCAACGGTCGAAGACATCGAGGCGATGCATACGGCAATCCGCAAGCTGCTCGACGAAACCTATGGCGAAGAACATTCCTCGCAGGTCCGTATTCTCTACGGCGGCTCCGTGAACGCGGACAATGCCCGGGAAATCCTTTCGACTCCCGAAGTCGGCGGTGCGCTGGTCGGCGGCGCGAGCCTGTCGGCGGAAAGCTTCCTCGGTATCGTCGTGGCCGCTTCGGAACCCGAAGAAGCCTGATTCTTGCACATCTTGCCGTAGCGGCGTCTGACGCCTAGATGCGGCCCACCAGTTTATTCGATAGAGCTAGCAACCGATGTTCCTCTTCCTCACTGTCGTCCAGGCGATCGTCGCCGCAGCCCTTGTCGGCGTCATTCTCATGCAGCGCAGCGAAGGCGGCGGTCTTGGCATCGGCGGCAGCCCCTCCGGCATGCTCAGCGCCCGCGGCGCGGCCGACTTCCTGACCCGTTCGACCAAGTGGCTGGCGGTGGCATTCGTGGTCCTGTCGATCGCGCTTGCTGCGATGGCTGTCGAGGGTGTGGGAACGGGCGGCGTCGAATCAACGCTGGATCGTTCGGTCACTCCGGCCGAGCCGGTCGACCCGCTGGGCGGTCCGGGTGCGGCACCTGCAGCTGCTCCGGCTCCGGCAGAGCCTGCTCCGGCTTCCGATCCGCTCGCCGAATAAACCTCAAATCTTCGCCCTTCCTCAGGCGTCTGTGGACGACGCGCGCTTTGGCGCGTCTTTATCCTTGCGCCGACTCACCCCCCACGCTTAAGGCCCGACTCCCATGGCGCGGTATATTTTCATCACCGGCGGCGTGGTCTCCTCGCTCGGCAAAGGTCTCATGGCTGCGAGCCTCGCAGCGCTCCTCCAGGCGCGCGGGTACAAGGTCCGCATCCGCAAGTTCGATCCCTATCTGAATGTCGATCCCGGCACGATGAGCCCGTATCAGCACGGCGAGGTCTATGTGACCGACGACGGCGCTGAGACGGACCTCGACCTTGGGCAC
This genomic interval carries:
- the secG gene encoding preprotein translocase subunit SecG, with the protein product MFLFLTVVQAIVAAALVGVILMQRSEGGGLGIGGSPSGMLSARGAADFLTRSTKWLAVAFVVLSIALAAMAVEGVGTGGVESTLDRSVTPAEPVDPLGGPGAAPAAAPAPAEPAPASDPLAE
- the trpE gene encoding anthranilate synthase component I, giving the protein MGPSLEGSDRARRALAAGQPALVWRKIVSDTVTPVGAGLRLIEEGRGDFLLESVEGGEVRGRYSLIGLDPDLVFRADGNSAAINRSWQYSRDTFEGCEADTLAALRNLLAECRIDVPEELPPALACLVGYFGYETIGLVEKLPAAGDSAIDVPDMLFVRPTLLLVFDNLTEQLFCIAPIWPSDSGVDAALAAAADRIDSALARLSSAVPAQSEAPGALSSCEPQPTMPPEQFAGMVDAAKEYIAAGDIFQVVLSQRFTTPFELPPIALYRALRRVNPSPFLYFLDLPGFAIVGSSPEILVRVRDEQVTIRPIAGTRPRGATPAADREAEASLLADPKERAEHLMLLDLGRNDVGRVAQSGTVEVTDSFTVERYSHVMHIVSNVVGKLDSECDALDALFAGFPAGTVSGAPKIRACQIIAELEPAKRGPYAGGVGYFAPDGSLDSCIVLRTAVLKDGLMHVQAGAGIVADSDPAYEQRECEAKAGALFAAAKEAVRIAQEPGYGQ
- the tpiA gene encoding triose-phosphate isomerase, which codes for MAERPYIVGNWKMNGTRAMLSEARAIDRAAQRYMKAEVAVAPPYTLIHAVHREAEQIGIGAQDCHPGAEGAHTGDISASMLADAGAKFVILGHSERRGAHGESNDLINAKIESALEAGLRIILCCGESLELRDAGKAEDFVLGQLSASLPKIEDAAERLTVAYEPIWAIGTGRTATVEDIEAMHTAIRKLLDETYGEEHSSQVRILYGGSVNADNAREILSTPEVGGALVGGASLSAESFLGIVVAASEPEEA
- a CDS encoding peptidylprolyl isomerase — protein: MLTFFRNFFKTKVGLAIALAFLGLIGFAFASMDVSSTGAFGGVAGGDRVAVVGSEKISTAELNDGAAEALRQARQDNPDATIQTLLADNGLDEILDGLIDRFVLVAWGEENGLRAGRNLVNSEIRQIPGARGPSGDFEEAAYQAFLQTQSLTDAQLRSQIRTSLFFRQSIIPAAYGAKVPDSIARTYARTFKERRRGSVAVISAAAFAPTGAPTDAQLQKFYSENQSRFVRPERRTLRYATFGSEALGESIEPDDAQIAAYFKENAENYAARETRDFTQVIVATRQGAEAIANRVRGGQSFAAAAAEAGFRTAQLSDQERDNVREQASAAVADAYFSASEGGLTAPARSPLGWHIARVDDVTQVPAKTVASVRSEIADVLRERNRQRGIAELATTIEDRLADGASLTAVAEELDLNVVATQPLTASGFVYGTAQRAPELLASTLDFAFQIEEGEPEIAALPDGQNFLLYEVSSITPSSVAPLAEIRENVVAEWRRSRGNEGARAAADRVLKRVQGGQSLAAAMAAEKVALPAPEAVNLSREELARLGNTSVPAPIALMFAMAEGSTKKLKGNGDQGWFVVSLEDISLGQLEENDPLVQQALLQIAQGWTAEYSQQMLAAMRAEVGVERNPDAIAAVRRQLLGETN